The Clostridiales bacterium FE2011 sequence TCTTTGTCTTCAATATATCCGTGAAAAGGAAGTCGGGCTTTTTCTTCTGCGACCTTTGCCAATGTTTTTCGGGTTGCTTTATCCATGACTGTTCCAGCCTTTCTTATGGCTTCCTGGCCAGCTGCAGATCAATCGTATCAAATATGGTGATGGACCCGCCGTGCTGGTTGATTGTTTCTTCTATGGCGTCAAAGAAGCGTTCCCGGATGCTTTCCTCAATGGTAATATGGTCCGAGTAAGTTCCGATCAGCGCCCTGTATTCGGCAGCTGTCAGGATCCGCTGCCTGTAAAACAGGGCATACCGCGTGTCCGTAAACCCGTATTGATCGGCGACCTTTGCACGTGCCGCTGCCTGATCTTCCGTATACTCAGAAGGTGTCCGCGGCTGCTTTCCGTAATAGGGATAATAGTATTCGGCATAGGCTTGCTGTATGTCCGCAAGCAGCTCCGGATTATCTTTTGCCTGGTAGGGATGATTGGCAAACCTGGCAAAAGAGCCTCCGGACTTCAGTATCCGGAAAACCTTTGGATATCCGATTTCCTCCGGCACCCAGTGAAAGGCGGAGGCCGAGTAAACCAGGTCAAAAGCATCTTCCGGCAGGACTGCATCTTCAAATTTGCCGGTAATCACTGAAAAGCGGGGGTAATTACGGAACTTTTCCCTGCATACCTGCGCCAGCTGATCACCGTATTCCACCGCCGTCAGCGCACAGCCGGTTTTCAGGACGGGCAGCGCCGCCTGGCCCGCGCCGATACCGATTTCCACGGCTGCGCATGAGGCGTTCAGCGGAGCATAGGCAAACAATACCTGATACAGTTCATCCGGGTAACCGGGACGCATTTTATCATAGGTTCCGGATACGGTGTTGAACGTCCAACCTTTTCCCTGGTTCGCTGATTCCATTTTACGGCCTCCGCTTCATCAAAATCATTCACTGTTTTTTACATAAGCAGTGGAGGATTGTCCCGTCCTCCGGTTTGTAGATCTTTCCTTTTTCGCACAGGACAACCTCCAGGCCCGCCTGTTCGGCAAAGTGCGTCAGGTCAGATGCCTCAAAGGTTTCCCAGTACATTTCCGTATTGGCATAGGGGTAGAACTTCCGGCCATTGAGGCAGTTAGGATGATACGCCTGAAGAAAATGCAGATCATGTCCGGAGAAACTGAAGAGACCGTCTTTCCTGAGGACTCTTTTGCATTCCGCCAGGAATTCCTGTTTATACTCGTCTCCGTACAGCAGACCGAAGGTCTGGGCCCAGATTATAACCACATCAAACGAGCTGTCCGGGAAAGACAGGGTTTTCCCGTCATAATCAGAAAAGGGGATAGAATACCCTTTTTCAGCAGATAACTGCTTAACCTGGGAGATAACTTCCTTTGAGATATCTATTCCGACAACGTCAAAACCCATTTCCGCCAGGGCGAAAGCTTCACGTCCCAGACCGCAGCCGATATCCAGGATTCTGGCACCGGCAGGAAAACAGCGGATCACTGTCCGTTCCCATTCCTTCAGCGCGGGATTCCACTGCTGCATTTCATCCACATTCTTTTTATCTTCATACCATTGCGTGACAAGGTTGCTCATCGTTCATCCTTTCCAAGGTTTCAGCCTTCCTTCGGTTTTCGGGTCAGATACAGGATATAGGTATCATTGAATACGATTTTGTTTCCGGCTTCCAGAACAGCTTCCCTCAGGCCGCTGAAGAATTTGGTTTTATAAGGTTCCGGAATCACGATGGAAGTGCAGTGGGTTCCGCTGTATAAAGCAAATTCATCCGCGGTAAAGACGCGCTGTCCATGAAAAACCCGCCGTTCAAAATTCACATAACCGTAATTGGAAGCGTTGGTGTAGCTGAAGGGAGCACGCATCTCATTATAGGTTGCTTCCGGTTTGAAGTACTTGGCGTAGACTTCCTGGATCCGGTTATAAAGCGTTTCGTTCGGGGTCTTGTAATCATCGCTGGTCAGCATCATGGCCAGGGTTCCGCCCGGCTTCAGCAGGTCAAAGGTCTTTGAAAAGGCGACAGCCTC is a genomic window containing:
- a CDS encoding methyltransferase domain-containing protein, with product MEYRKVFDKIPEQFDKYRPRYSAELFASLIDYAGIGPGVSVLEIGPGTGQATDPILETGCDYHAIELGEHLYAKMKEKYGNRPNFHIVNDDFITHDYGDQKFDMIYSAATIQWIPEAVAFSKTFDLLKPGGTLAMMLTSDDYKTPNETLYNRIQEVYAKYFKPEATYNEMRAPFSYTNASNYGYVNFERRVFHGQRVFTADEFALYSGTHCTSIVIPEPYKTKFFSGLREAVLEAGNKIVFNDTYILYLTRKPKEG
- a CDS encoding class I SAM-dependent methyltransferase, yielding MSNLVTQWYEDKKNVDEMQQWNPALKEWERTVIRCFPAGARILDIGCGLGREAFALAEMGFDVVGIDISKEVISQVKQLSAEKGYSIPFSDYDGKTLSFPDSSFDVVIIWAQTFGLLYGDEYKQEFLAECKRVLRKDGLFSFSGHDLHFLQAYHPNCLNGRKFYPYANTEMYWETFEASDLTHFAEQAGLEVVLCEKGKIYKPEDGTILHCLCKKQ
- a CDS encoding class I SAM-dependent methyltransferase translates to MESANQGKGWTFNTVSGTYDKMRPGYPDELYQVLFAYAPLNASCAAVEIGIGAGQAALPVLKTGCALTAVEYGDQLAQVCREKFRNYPRFSVITGKFEDAVLPEDAFDLVYSASAFHWVPEEIGYPKVFRILKSGGSFARFANHPYQAKDNPELLADIQQAYAEYYYPYYGKQPRTPSEYTEDQAAARAKVADQYGFTDTRYALFYRQRILTAAEYRALIGTYSDHITIEESIRERFFDAIEETINQHGGSITIFDTIDLQLARKP